Proteins encoded within one genomic window of Brachybacterium muris:
- a CDS encoding tetratricopeptide repeat protein — protein sequence MTDPYGIIDLASLKKPAGAAGEGAGTGSGTPGTHEVAVTEQGLEQLVADSQTIPTLLLVTSSRVPQGDEYLEGLRRAVDAKGGAVRLATVDADTQPRVAGALRVQQLPTLMLLLLGQVQPIVESVLPTSELDGLVTQVIELARQQGIDVPAGAEGEESAEQPVEEPLPPLVAEAYEAIDSGDLDAAVAAFEKQLLQTPADAEAKAGLSTVRLMRRTQGADLDTVRTNAANGPRDLEAQLLAADVDMLGGHVDDAFGRLLDLLPGADQDTKDAVRERLLELFEIAGPDDPRVPPARKRLANLLF from the coding sequence GTGACCGATCCGTACGGCATCATCGATCTCGCCTCGCTGAAGAAGCCGGCCGGAGCCGCCGGCGAGGGGGCCGGCACCGGCAGCGGCACTCCCGGCACCCATGAGGTGGCCGTCACCGAGCAGGGCCTCGAGCAGCTGGTGGCCGATTCCCAGACCATCCCCACCCTGCTGCTGGTCACCAGCTCGCGGGTGCCGCAGGGCGACGAGTACCTCGAGGGGCTGCGCCGCGCGGTGGACGCGAAGGGCGGTGCGGTGCGCCTGGCCACGGTGGATGCCGACACCCAGCCGCGCGTGGCCGGTGCACTGCGCGTGCAGCAGCTGCCCACCCTGATGCTGCTCCTGCTGGGTCAGGTCCAGCCGATCGTCGAGTCGGTGCTGCCCACCTCGGAGCTGGACGGTCTTGTCACCCAGGTGATCGAGCTGGCGCGCCAGCAGGGCATTGATGTCCCCGCCGGCGCCGAGGGCGAGGAGAGCGCCGAGCAGCCGGTGGAGGAGCCGCTGCCGCCGCTGGTGGCCGAGGCCTACGAGGCGATCGACTCCGGTGACCTCGACGCTGCCGTGGCCGCGTTCGAGAAGCAGCTCCTGCAGACCCCGGCAGATGCCGAGGCGAAGGCCGGCCTCTCCACCGTGCGTCTGATGCGCCGCACGCAGGGCGCTGACCTGGACACGGTGCGCACCAACGCTGCCAACGGCCCTCGCGACCTGGAGGCCCAGCTGCTCGCCGCCGACGTGGACATGCTGGGCGGGCATGTGGACGATGCCTTCGGTCGCCTGCTGGACCTGCTGCCCGGCGCCGACCAGGACACCAAGGACGCGGTGAGGGAGCGCCTGCTGGAGCTGTTCGAGATCGCCGGCCCCGACGACCCGCGTGTGCCGCCGGCCCGCAAGCGCCTGGCGAACCTCCTGTTCTGA
- the nucS gene encoding endonuclease NucS: MRLVVARCSVDYTGRLTAHLPLAPRLLILKADGSVLIHSDGGSYKPLNWMSPPCTLTTTRRSDDEIQGDPEGEWIEQWDVVHDKSGDRLRVRLHEVFEDSSHELGVDPGLVKDGVEAHLQALLAENIGTLGPGWTLVRREYATAIGPVDILARDPEGRAVAIEIKRRGEIDGVEQLTRYLELLNRDPLLAPVRGMFAAQAIKPQAKVLAGDRGIDCVTLDYDALRGIDDVESRLF, from the coding sequence GTGCGTCTTGTCGTTGCCCGTTGCTCCGTCGACTACACCGGTCGACTCACCGCCCACCTGCCGCTGGCACCGCGCCTGCTGATCCTGAAGGCCGACGGCAGCGTGCTGATCCACTCCGACGGCGGCAGCTACAAGCCCCTGAACTGGATGAGCCCGCCCTGCACCCTGACCACCACCCGTCGCAGCGACGACGAGATCCAGGGCGATCCCGAGGGTGAGTGGATCGAGCAGTGGGACGTGGTGCACGACAAGTCCGGGGACCGGCTGCGGGTGCGCCTGCACGAGGTCTTCGAGGACTCCAGCCACGAGCTGGGCGTGGACCCGGGACTGGTCAAGGACGGCGTGGAGGCCCACCTGCAGGCCCTCCTGGCCGAGAACATCGGGACCCTGGGGCCGGGCTGGACCCTGGTGCGCCGCGAGTACGCCACCGCCATCGGGCCGGTGGACATCCTGGCCCGCGACCCGGAGGGCCGCGCGGTGGCCATCGAGATCAAGCGCCGCGGCGAGATCGACGGCGTGGAGCAGCTCACCCGCTATCTCGAACTGCTGAACCGCGATCCCCTGCTGGCCCCCGTGCGCGGCATGTTCGCCGCCCAGGCCATCAAGCCCCAGGCCAAGGTCCTCGCCGGGGACCGCGGCATCGACTGCGTGACCCTGGACTACGACGCCCTGCGCGGCATCGACGACGTGGAGTCGCGCCTCTTCTGA
- a CDS encoding N-acetylglucosamine-6-phosphate deacetylase codes for MSPADPASSPTSSTHPDVLRADLALHGTAVLERGLVPGAVVLLAGGHVLWSGSAVDAPSYEAARTIEHDGLILPGLVDIHCHGGGGASFPDADGPEQMMQAVLEHRRHGTTSLVASLVTASPETLRARVADLARLAADGEIAAIHLEGPFISVARKGAQNPEHITGGDAALVRELAGVAGGALATMTVAPEAEDADAVITALAESGAVPSLGHTDCTSAEMSWAVQASRTALRRAHGRSSLPTATHLFNGMRPIHHRDPGPAFACLDAAARGEMVVELVADGAHLDHRTVAHVFAVAAEDHVMLVTDAMAAAGMADGQYTLGAQEVTVAGGVATLTHGGSIAGGTAHLLDVLRHTVQGSGVDLVRAVRAATIVPATVLGMQDTIGSLEAGRRADVLLVDSQLQPVTVLRGGESV; via the coding sequence ATGTCGCCCGCTGATCCCGCCTCCTCCCCCACATCCTCGACGCACCCCGACGTGCTCCGGGCAGACCTCGCCCTGCACGGCACCGCCGTGCTGGAGCGCGGCCTGGTTCCCGGTGCCGTGGTGCTGCTGGCGGGCGGTCACGTGCTGTGGTCCGGCTCCGCCGTGGATGCCCCCTCCTACGAGGCCGCCCGCACCATCGAGCACGACGGCCTGATCCTGCCGGGGCTGGTGGACATCCACTGCCACGGCGGGGGCGGTGCCTCCTTCCCCGATGCGGACGGACCCGAGCAGATGATGCAGGCCGTGCTCGAGCACCGCCGCCACGGCACCACCTCGCTGGTGGCATCGCTGGTGACCGCCTCCCCCGAGACCCTTCGCGCCCGCGTCGCCGACCTGGCGCGCCTGGCGGCCGACGGGGAGATCGCGGCGATCCACCTGGAGGGCCCCTTCATCTCCGTGGCCCGCAAGGGGGCGCAGAACCCCGAGCACATCACCGGCGGTGATGCCGCGCTGGTGCGGGAGTTGGCCGGCGTCGCCGGCGGGGCGCTGGCCACCATGACCGTCGCACCGGAGGCGGAGGACGCCGATGCGGTGATCACCGCCCTCGCCGAATCCGGTGCTGTCCCCTCCCTGGGCCACACCGACTGCACCAGTGCTGAGATGTCCTGGGCCGTGCAGGCATCCCGGACCGCGCTGCGCCGGGCCCACGGTCGCTCATCGCTGCCCACGGCGACCCATCTGTTCAACGGGATGCGCCCGATTCACCACCGCGACCCCGGCCCGGCATTCGCCTGCCTGGACGCGGCCGCACGCGGGGAGATGGTGGTGGAGCTGGTGGCCGACGGCGCGCACCTGGACCACCGCACCGTTGCCCACGTGTTCGCGGTGGCCGCCGAAGACCACGTGATGTTGGTGACCGATGCCATGGCCGCCGCCGGCATGGCCGACGGCCAGTACACCCTGGGTGCGCAGGAGGTCACCGTCGCCGGGGGTGTCGCCACCCTCACCCACGGCGGCTCGATCGCCGGGGGCACCGCCCACCTGCTGGACGTGCTGCGCCACACCGTGCAGGGATCCGGGGTAGACCTCGTGCGCGCCGTGCGCGCAGCCACGATCGTGCCTGCCACGGTGCTGGGCATGCAGGACACCATCGGCTCGCTCGAGGCCGGTCGCAGGGCGGACGTGCTGCTGGTGGATTCGCAGCTGCAGCCGGTGACGGTGCTGCGCGGCGGCGAGAGCGTCTGA
- a CDS encoding DUF2550 domain-containing protein codes for MNDLSIPVLLVGIGVLFVVLAVAVIGRQLFVSRQRGAFDCTLRRRGLTGPESWQRGLMRFGTDRVRWFRAFSMRLSPSAVIHRRDIAEMDRERLPAQVPGDEDSCLVVFHLRDGQEIQAIVDLSAGAALNSWLEAAPTGMVAGDTD; via the coding sequence ATGAACGATCTGAGCATCCCGGTCCTCCTGGTGGGGATCGGGGTGCTCTTCGTCGTGCTGGCGGTGGCCGTGATCGGCCGGCAGCTGTTCGTCTCCCGCCAGCGCGGTGCCTTCGACTGCACGCTGCGTCGCCGGGGCCTGACCGGGCCCGAGAGCTGGCAGCGGGGCCTGATGAGGTTCGGCACCGACCGGGTCCGCTGGTTCCGGGCATTCTCGATGCGCCTGTCACCGTCAGCGGTGATCCACCGCCGGGACATCGCCGAGATGGACCGTGAGCGCCTGCCCGCCCAGGTCCCCGGGGACGAGGACTCCTGCCTGGTGGTGTTCCACCTGCGGGACGGTCAGGAGATCCAGGCGATCGTGGACCTCTCCGCGGGAGCCGCTCTCAACTCCTGGTTGGAGGCGGCGCCCACCGGCATGGTGGCGGGCGACACCGACTGA
- a CDS encoding F0F1 ATP synthase subunit epsilon translates to MSTLEVTFVTADRTVWSGRAAQVVVPAADGSMGILPQMQPTLAVLDRGLVRIIAEGGEVTERDVVGGFVSVDGDVVTIAVDDAERVSRSER, encoded by the coding sequence GTGAGCACCCTCGAGGTCACCTTCGTGACGGCCGACCGGACCGTGTGGTCCGGTCGCGCCGCCCAGGTGGTGGTGCCCGCGGCCGACGGCTCGATGGGCATCCTGCCCCAGATGCAGCCCACCCTCGCGGTCCTGGACCGCGGGCTGGTGCGCATCATCGCCGAGGGCGGCGAGGTCACCGAGCGCGACGTGGTGGGCGGCTTCGTCTCCGTGGACGGCGACGTGGTCACGATCGCGGTGGACGACGCCGAGCGCGTGTCCCGTTCCGAGCGCTGA
- the atpD gene encoding F0F1 ATP synthase subunit beta, giving the protein MTTTATAPTESQAPAGTGRVARVTGAVVDIEFPPGQIPELYNALNTEIDFSGDGETKRVLWLETAQHLGDGMVRAIALKPTDGLVRGQSVNDTGAPISVPVGDATLGTVFDVTGTPLNKDAATFQVDERWPIHRKAPNFDQLESKTQMFETGIKSIDLLTPYVQGGKIGLFGGAGVGKTVLIQEMIYRVANNHDGVSVFAGVGERTREGWDLIEEMTESGVIEKTALVFGQMDEPPGTRLRVALSALTMAEYFRDVQSQDVLLFIDNIFRFTQAGSEVSTLLGRMPSAVGYQPNLADEMGVLQERITSTRGHSITSMQAIYVPADDYTDPAPATTFAHLDATTELSREIASRGLYPAIDPLSSTSRILDPRYIGQDHYDTAVRVKQVLQRNKELQDIIAMLGVDELSEEDKVIVSRARRIQQFLSQNTHIAKQFTGVDGSDVPLRDTIEGFKGICDGEFDHIPEQAFFNVGGIDMVMEAHHRIQKGLEK; this is encoded by the coding sequence ATGACCACCACCGCCACTGCCCCCACCGAGTCCCAGGCCCCGGCCGGCACCGGCCGCGTCGCGCGCGTCACCGGCGCCGTCGTCGACATCGAGTTCCCCCCGGGGCAGATCCCCGAGCTGTACAACGCGCTGAACACCGAGATCGACTTCTCCGGTGACGGCGAGACCAAGCGCGTCCTGTGGCTGGAGACCGCCCAGCACCTCGGCGACGGCATGGTGCGCGCGATCGCCCTGAAGCCCACCGACGGCCTGGTGCGCGGCCAGTCCGTGAACGACACCGGAGCCCCGATCTCGGTGCCCGTGGGAGACGCCACCCTGGGCACCGTGTTCGACGTGACCGGCACCCCGCTGAACAAGGACGCCGCCACCTTCCAGGTGGACGAGCGCTGGCCGATCCACCGCAAGGCCCCGAACTTCGACCAGCTGGAGTCCAAGACCCAGATGTTCGAGACCGGCATCAAGTCGATCGACCTGCTCACCCCCTACGTGCAGGGCGGCAAGATCGGCCTGTTCGGCGGCGCCGGCGTGGGCAAGACGGTGCTGATCCAGGAGATGATCTACCGCGTGGCCAACAACCACGACGGCGTCTCCGTGTTCGCCGGCGTGGGCGAGCGCACCCGTGAGGGCTGGGACCTGATCGAGGAGATGACCGAGTCCGGCGTCATCGAGAAGACCGCCCTGGTCTTCGGCCAGATGGACGAGCCGCCGGGCACCCGTCTGCGCGTGGCCCTGTCGGCGCTGACCATGGCGGAGTACTTCCGCGATGTGCAGAGCCAGGACGTGCTGCTGTTCATCGACAACATCTTCCGCTTCACCCAGGCCGGTTCCGAGGTGTCAACCCTGCTGGGCCGCATGCCCTCCGCCGTGGGCTACCAGCCGAACCTGGCCGACGAGATGGGCGTGCTGCAGGAACGCATCACCTCCACCCGCGGCCACTCCATCACCTCGATGCAGGCGATCTACGTCCCGGCCGACGACTACACCGACCCGGCCCCGGCGACCACCTTCGCCCACCTCGACGCCACCACCGAGCTGTCCCGTGAGATCGCCTCGCGTGGTCTGTACCCGGCGATCGACCCGCTGTCCTCCACCTCCCGGATCCTGGATCCCCGCTACATCGGCCAGGACCACTACGACACCGCGGTGCGCGTCAAGCAGGTGCTGCAGCGCAACAAGGAGCTGCAGGACATCATCGCGATGCTGGGTGTGGACGAGCTGTCCGAGGAGGACAAGGTCATCGTCTCGCGCGCTCGTCGCATCCAGCAGTTCCTGTCCCAGAACACCCACATCGCCAAGCAGTTCACCGGTGTGGACGGCTCCGACGTGCCGCTGCGCGACACCATCGAGGGCTTCAAGGGCATCTGCGACGGCGAGTTCGACCACATCCCCGAGCAGGCCTTCTTCAACGTGGGCGGCATCGACATGGTGATGGAGGCCCACCACCGGATCCAGAAGGGGCTCGAGAAGTGA
- a CDS encoding F0F1 ATP synthase subunit gamma — protein MGAQQRVYKQRIKSAQGMKKIFKAQEMIAAARISKAHARVRATTPYAEAITAAIGSVATHSDEIDHPFLQADRSLSGRVGILLITSDRGMAGAYSPNAIRGAEQLANLLRDQGKTPVMYVVGRKGDSYYRFRNREPHRSWTPYKEAELPELGREIAKVVTEDLLAEDLEQHIDELYVVGTRFESRFQQYTKSVRLVPMGVVDADPDELRPSYPLYSFTPDADTVMEQLIPRYVEARIINILLQSMASEHASRQRAMKTATDNAETQINKFTRLANSARQAEITQEITEIVGGADALSGSGRSER, from the coding sequence ATGGGAGCCCAGCAGAGGGTCTACAAGCAGCGGATCAAGTCCGCTCAGGGCATGAAGAAGATCTTCAAGGCCCAGGAGATGATCGCGGCAGCGCGCATCTCCAAGGCCCATGCCCGCGTGCGGGCCACCACCCCGTACGCCGAGGCGATCACCGCGGCCATCGGCTCGGTCGCCACGCATTCCGACGAGATCGACCACCCGTTCCTGCAGGCGGACCGCTCGCTCAGCGGCCGCGTGGGGATCCTGCTGATCACCTCGGACCGCGGCATGGCCGGGGCCTACTCGCCCAACGCCATCCGCGGCGCCGAGCAGCTCGCCAACCTGCTGCGGGACCAGGGCAAGACCCCGGTGATGTACGTGGTCGGTCGCAAGGGCGACAGCTACTACCGCTTCCGGAACCGGGAACCGCACCGCTCGTGGACCCCGTACAAGGAGGCCGAGCTGCCTGAGCTGGGTCGGGAGATCGCCAAGGTGGTCACCGAGGACCTGCTCGCCGAGGACCTCGAGCAGCACATCGACGAGCTGTACGTGGTGGGCACCCGCTTCGAGAGCCGCTTCCAGCAGTACACCAAGTCCGTGCGCCTGGTGCCCATGGGTGTGGTGGACGCGGATCCCGACGAGCTGCGCCCCAGCTACCCGCTGTACTCGTTCACCCCGGATGCGGACACCGTGATGGAGCAGCTGATCCCGCGCTACGTGGAGGCGCGGATCATCAACATCCTGCTGCAGTCGATGGCCTCCGAGCATGCCTCCCGCCAGCGTGCGATGAAGACCGCCACCGACAACGCAGAGACCCAGATCAACAAGTTCACCCGACTGGCGAACTCCGCCCGTCAGGCGGAGATCACCCAGGAGATCACCGAGATCGTCGGCGGTGCCGACGCCCTGTCGGGCTCCGGACGCAGCGAACGCTGA